From the genome of Papaver somniferum cultivar HN1 chromosome 2, ASM357369v1, whole genome shotgun sequence, one region includes:
- the LOC113352649 gene encoding uncharacterized protein LOC113352649 codes for MFKYESESADIIFDVAHIQTPVVTRSEVLYWMEGRSRIVVYDLNNNGDTGSCRCTLIDLPDLQWGDSYMEELRYDKDHTHCLGESEGLLCYARIMRNQRTLSVWVLEDNKWCLLHKDIDLHDIFAEMSNKSYEVESEQEEQQEEDEGMNVEEEDEGMIVEEEQDGEEALMAVHVLCFNPVDKDVVFLSYNNCVWAFHTRTKRYEELSLPSFLAGMHSTYRYRIFFPFVLNPLPTILPPPSWMDTTVELS; via the exons ATGTTCAAATATGAAAGCGAGAGTGCAG ATATCATTTTTGATGTCGCACATATTCAAACCCCAGTTGTTACTCGGAGTGAGGTTTTGTATTGGATGGAAGGCAGAAGTAGAATCGTGGTTTACGATCTGAACAACAATGGTGACACTGGTAGCTGCCGGTGTACATTGATTGACTTGCCTGACCTGCAGTGGGGTGATAGTTATATGGAAGAGTTACGATATGATAAGGACCACACTCATTGTCTTGGGGAATCAGAAGGGTTGCTTTGTTATGCTAGAATTATGAGAAACCAGAGGACTTTGAGTGTTTGGGTGCTCGAGGATAACAAATGGTGTTTGCTTCACAAAGATATCGACTTACATGATATTTTTGCAGAAATGAGTAACAAATCTTACGAAGTTGAATCCGAACAAgaagaacaacaagaagaagatgaagggatgaatgtggaagaagaagatgaagggatgattgtagaagaagaacaagatggggaagaagctttaatggcagtgCATGTATTATGTTTCAATCCAGTCGACAAAGATGTTGTTTTTCTTAGTTACAACAATTGTGTTTGGGCGTTCCACACTCGAACCAAAAGATACGAAGAGCTCTCTCTCCCTTCTTTCTTGGCCGGCATGCATTCAACTTATCGCTATCGTATCTTCTTCCCGTTTGTTCTAAACCCATTGCCAACTATACTTCCACCACCTTCTTGGATGGACACTACAGTAGAATTAAGCTAG
- the LOC113350327 gene encoding F-box protein At5g07610-like, which translates to MKMMNDSIADDVWFEFCLRLPLTEIFKFKCVSKVWLSILSNPHFINKWYKLNYSLWMLIHGTSLAKPNPTASLATGSFTLSCPKLNSQFICYHQSVSGFSLRFVNQKHELKNTNLYIIGSNNGLVLCTTDHSSQNNYYVCNPLTKKWVSLPPPPRDAIIVHTGFTCESSLTSTSFKVIRVDDGATFKIDIFSSALGKWNVYNVLRPHGAIQGCSIHDNYVAHNGVFFTG; encoded by the coding sequence atgaAAATGATGAATGACAGTATAGCAGATGATGTGTGGTTTGAATTCTGTCTTCGTCTTCCTCTTACTGAAATCTTCAAATTTAAGTGTGTTTCCAAGGTATGGTTATCAATTCTTTCAAACCCTCACTTCATTAACAAATGGTATAAACTCAATTACTCGTTATGGATGTTGATTCATGGTACTAGTTTAGCAAAACCAAACCCTACTGCCTCATTGGCGACAGGAAGTTTCACCTTATCATGTCCTAAGTTGAATTCACAATTTATATGTTATCATCAAAGTGTTAGCGGGTTCTCTCTTAGATTCGTTAATCAAAAACATGAATTGAAGAATACGAATTTATACATTATTGGGTCTAATAATGGGTTGGTTCTATGCACAACTGATCATTCTAGTCAGAACAATTATTATGTTTGTAATCCACTCACTAAGAAATGGGTTTCACTCCCACCACCACCAAGAGATGCAATCATTGTTCACACTGGTTTCACATGTGAATCATCACTAACTTCTACGAGTTTTAAGGTTATTCGTGTTGATGATGGAGCAACATTTAAAATTGATATATTCTCTTCTGCGTTGGGTAAATGGAATGTCTATAATGTTTTACGTCCTCATGGTGCTATTCAGGGATGCTCCATTCATGACAATTATGTTGCCCATAATGGCGTTTTTTTTACTGGATGA